In Phaseolus vulgaris cultivar G19833 chromosome 3, P. vulgaris v2.0, whole genome shotgun sequence, the sequence GAAATGTGACTGAAAGAGTATATGGGGGGGAAGAAGAAGGATTCTTTCTTTGTTTGGTTCCCAAAATGAGAATGTTTGTGTTGTTTAAATTTTGTGTGATTTAGTTTGGGTTGAGTTGCTTCACCTAGATTCGGTTATTATTGGAAAGATATGAGGGTAGAAATAATGTCTGAAGTGGATTTATTGGTTAAGACAGAGAAAAATTAGAAGGTGACAGAAAGATCAAAGTTGGTGAAATCAGCTTAGAAATTTGAATATTATATCTAACAAACAAAGCACAATCATAGATTCTAGGGTGTGCCTGTGTGTGCGTGCCACCATCATCTATAGATACAATTGGCATGTCAAAAattaagtcaatgtcaataatTTCTACTCACTCAAAAAATGCCACATACTATATACTTCATGCTTTACATTATGGTATTACTAAAACTGTTTTATACTATAAGTTTATCAATGATTAAAAATTACAGGTGAAACTGCTAAATTTTATTATCCTTCCTTAATTGATTTCAGTGTATTAAATTTCTAATAAATATCACTGTGTTAAACAGTGGTTGCCATTTTTAATATTGACTGGCAAATTTAATTgttcataaatattaaaatcttatttaattttatctttaatgaaTAGTAATACGTTGGAATATTTAATGaggtatttaaaaaaattggaaataaaataataaaactaataacaATAACggttaataaatataattacttCAAAGTAAATATTTGTGTTTATCTTataaaaaatgatgaaaatatgGAAAAAGTGAAGGGTGTTTGTGGcattaaagtaaaatataatcCCTGAAGGAGCTAGATTTATTAAGTATGTATACTGGTACtttacagattttttttttaaaaaaatactatcaTTAGAGAGAGCACAGCATAATTTCAGCAGTTAAtaagaaatgaaaataattaaaataaaaaaatttaaaataattaaaggaaacaatcaaaatatttttaaaatgtataaatatgGAAGTTATTGCAATAAAGTAGATgtgaaaataataatgaaaaatgatacaactaaaaataaaattgacaaaATATATAAGAAGCTATAAAATGAgacattaaatataaaaatatttttatgtagcTCTCAATTTTGAATGTTGATTACTTAAAATATTAAGTCAACTCACTTAAAATAATGGAGATCAGAAACAGTCAATAAGATAaagtgaataaataaaaaataaatattttttataatgtacatatttaaataataatggaAAAATGTGTAGAAATGAAAGTTGTAAAATTTAAGagaaacaacacaaacaataagacatcaaatttattaaacgaataaatttgaaataagacAGTACAAAATCATTTCAACCATGacaataaaaaacatatttatgaaaCTTACTACAATAATTTTTCCGTTAGTAAGTGACCCAACATAAAAGAATAAACACAATAATagcaaatgaaacaaaagaggtgTTTTTCTTCAGTTTTCATAATTTGAATGTTAAACATATCAAATTATTCACGACGTACatgtaaaaagtaaaaattgtaataaaaaaacatacacataaaaaaataaaagtaaccTAAAATATCagaaattacataaaaaaaataacaaataaattatagaGAGGTGATTTTCTACCTCTCTTAATTTTAGTGTCGTTACTTAAAAACGAGTATGcaaggtattttttttttcaagaacacAGATGTTAATAGAGAACAATAtgcaacaaaatattttaaaaatatattatatttattaccaTTTTCTAGTGTAGAAACATATATATCATTGCAAATCACCATATCATCCTTGCAAGcaataaaaattcataacaaatacaattagtaaaaattaaaattgaaatacaTCGACTGAATTTAaatgttaattaattataattaattatccattatatcataataatatttaaatataatatattgatcaaatataataatatagttaaagataaaaaaaatttagcatttcaaaaaatgtttaaaaacaaGTCTTcacaaagttttaaaaaaaaaatcactcaGTCAACACTTGTTCAAACAACGAATTAAACACATATTAATTGTGATTCGTCCAACCACCATTTTGCTCACCCAACCAAAGGCGTCAGCATGCCTATCGATTAAATCACTGAATTTCGCTCATCGATAGTTTTGTTTGACTAACGACTCAACATATTTGACCAGTTATGTAGAATATAATAGGtgatttaattgttttaaagtGAGTTTTACTTCATTTTTTCATTCATAACATATAATATTTTGCTCCAAAATAGCAATAACTTTAACCAATTTTGACTCAAttgaaatattataatttttcccAACTTTTCACTTTTTCAAATCAATCTATGTGAggttttgaaataaatatttccTAATTAAATGAGGTTATATTAATCTTTCGTTACAATCGTTATTTTGTTAGTgtgtattaaaaatataattaataatatttatagtttATTAGCAGGCAAATGCTCCCTGTACCAAACacttttgaacctgcacccaacataatttcaaaaattccgaaaataccctttattctggaaataaaaatccgaaattgaaaataatgcattccGGAAAAATAAATCCAGAAGAGATTTTTGTGTTTTGGATataaaaattctgaaaaaatattaaaatcccattccagataaaaaaatccagaacTGAAAATTATGCATTCTGAAAAAATTTATCCGGAAAAGATTATTGTGTTCTGAAAAAGGGGTCcgaaatgtaattttatatgtacccTATTTTTTAAGGGTATTTTCGGTTTTTCCCCTGTGATTGGGTGCAGTTATATGGTACCGGAAGCAATTGCCTTATTAGCGGGAACATAGATACATGTCTATctgcatttttatttatattatttatttatttatttatatacatagTGTGTTAGCATGATACATATAAACTTAATTGCTTCACAATCTTAGAATGGGAAAATAGTCATTTTTTCATTGCAAATGACAAAAACAAATAGGTCATAAAATGGCAAACCTTAAATCaagatataattataataaagcAAATGCATGACATTGTCCACCAAACTTAAGTAATTGTATTCAATGCACATTGTTCTCAATTTCTCATGTCTCAATTCCTCACAAAATATGTATGTTAATAATTGATATTATAGGCACCTCAGAAACACCATGTTACATGGACTATAATTATACGAAGAACATGACTATTACGATATCCAATTGTCTAAACTTACCAAGCAAAAGTTATTTCACTGTAATTGATAAAATCCACCTAATATTTTGTTAGATGAATTATATTGATAGGAAGTAAACAGAGTCCCAAGAAATTTTTCAATTCAGTGTGGCCAACTTTGTCTAATTCTCTATTTTAAGTTATCAAAATTATATACAGTTACATGGAGACAGAGCACACATTTCATAAATTTGAATTATGAAATAATGTTTGAGGGTCATATGGCAAAGCATACTTTTACGATAATagctaataaataaataaaaaatcttaattcAAGAGCAAGAGTCATGTGACCGTGCTcaaagagagagggagagagaagcAACAATAAATTTCAAAAGTAGAAGAAACTTAGAACACACTATATTCTCCATGGCCAACGGCCTCAACACGCATCGTTTTGTCGGGCACACCTATCATGTCCTCTTGTCACACTCTCTAACGACTTTGTCATCTCCGAGACTGGTGACGGCGATGCGTTGCTAAAGTGTTTTGGCAACATCCGAACACGATAGTTACGTGAATGCGTGGCGCTTCCTACGGATGGGTGGGTTATCGCGAGTAGCAGCACGGATGGGGTGGTGAAACTGTGAGACATGGAAGGAGACGTTAATATTCATCATGGCTTGAGTTTTTGTCCCTCTCCAAGTATTGGTTGAGCATTTAGAGTCATTTTTGCGTTTGAAAGAAACATTCCTACTAAGAGAAAGAATTATGTTTCTCTTTTTTTGGCCTTCTTTTTATTCTTCAAGaacaatttctcttaataatgttaaaataaGAAGTTAAAGAAAATACATGGAGGTTAATGAAGAAGTGGGGAGCGGTAGTTAAAAGAAAATGTTACATGTGGTAAAGAGAAATAATGAatcttcaaaatttaaaatttaaaattgtttgttCAATTCAAAACCACCCCTCTATACcaaatgttttagaaaaaaaataagaaatgatgCAATAGCCATAATACTGAAATAAAACcaaatattgatataaggataaaataggataAAAATTTAGAACAGTTAAAGAGGAGAATCctctttatatataagtatagatgataatttttttatataaaataaacaaaaaaattaattagttttgattaaataaatatttaagatgaaaaatattttaaaaaggttttacATGTCTAaatttatacttaaaaaaattagttatcaaatatattaaaattatacttttattatttatttattgagatttgaaaaaatctaaaatattttacaagattttagaataaatttttaaactttactgaatattgaaaaaacaaatttactgaatattgaaaaaaatttaattattttgttgaaGCTTTGGAATAAATATTTGTAACTTAAAAAATCCTCTGTCGTTATTTTgctgaaattttaaaataaattcttgaaagttaattttttttattaattaaatcaatttttgaaattatattaatctcactaaatattttaaagtttatattaatcaatttttttttattaaagtttaattacgTCTATTTTTTGCACTTTCTTTCAAATGCATGTCATGAACAGGAAATTACACAAAACAAACATAGGTTAAAGATATAAAGGGAGAACAAAattcatttcattattaataaaCATGAGATCTATTTATTGTCTATTAAGAATAGTATAAATACATCTCTTAGACATGCCTGTGTAAAGATAAGAGAATTCTCACCTTTCCAATAACCATGATACGCCAATCATTGTAAAagtttgtttaaaataattactacGCTTACTGTTTAAAAGTTGTACACTTGTTATATAAGGTATTCGAGTAATTCTATCAGAATTTACAATATTCTTGTAAGAATACAGTATCTAAGGCAAGCAACTATCGCATCGTGTTACAGTGTGCACGAAATTTCAGTCACCTAAAGTAAAATTTCTCACTTTCTCAAGCCCTTTAGGCTTCACTAATCAATACAATAATCTCTACCAAACAGTTAGATGTCATACCCACCAAGGCTTGTCTATGATATCCTTGGAGAACACGTACCGAAACCTTGAACTAAAAGGTAACCATTCTATGATCTGAGATGGCTTTTTGATGGATTTAGAATCAAGGCACTTCTGCATTGAATCACGCAGCTTCTTGTCAACACTCTCCATGACCCATCCAAAGAGATCATCTATGCTTATTGATGCTTCTTTATAAAATCTTTCCAACAATTTTGGCAGAAATACTTTTCTTGACCTTTTCACAATTACATTTGCTTGGAGAAACTCCCTCTTGGCAATATTTAGTTCTTCACTTATATTTGTTGCTGAATAAACCTTTAACTGCAGCATTGTAATTTTTAACTATAATAACATtcttaatcaattttttaaaatcaggGTAACAGAGAGCGCAGGGAGTATTATATATGAAAAGTGAAATTACTATCACAGTTCTCCATCATTAGTGTAGAAGATGATCAATTACATTCTTCATAAGCCAAAAAGTAGAAATTCAATTAGTTTagcagagaaaaaaaatcatgaggGTATCAGTCTCTTTTACCACAGGACAAGGCTCCAGAGAAAAGTTTCCCATTTATATTCAAAAATACTTCTATAGCAATATGCTTGTGAGAGAAAAATTACCACAGGATCTGATAAGGCGCCAGTACAAAGGGCAAAGCAGACAAGGGGTTCGGATTTAGTAAGACACAACTTGGAACTGAGAAGTTGTCTTTCTTCACCACTTTTCTTCCTCAGGGCAACAGACACAATGCTTTCAAGCCACtgtaattgataaaacaacagACAAGAATAATTGCGTGATAATTTTGATTTTGTCCTGATTAGGCACTAAATTAGGTGTTAGAAAATTTTACTTTGAAATATAGCAAAACAATATCAGAAAACAATATAAAGGTCGAAATAAAGGCCTAAGCATATCTTCACTTGCGAAAAAGAATAAAGTTGATTACTGTCTTGCATTCTTCTCATTCCAGTGAAGAAGCAAAACCTAGACAAGTTTACAAGGGCGTGGGTGACTATTGAATCATAGCTGTGCTTACCAATTTATGATGCCACAtagattcaaaattaaaaacattgatGTCTTTCTAAAATAACATAGGACTGGAGGCAGCAGATGCAAATCATACAAAGAATCTATGATTTGCCCTCTACTGGCCAGGGGTGAAGTTTAATAGTCGGACACGTTTGACAGGATTAATCCTTAAACATACCCAGACAATATCTATTAAGAGCTTTTTAAATTCAAAGATGACGTCAAAGAGAGTACCCGGCCAATCCTAGGCGTCCGGAAGCAAAATATCATTTGTTCTATGACATTTGCACATACGATATGACCGCCAATGTTGTAAGCAGCCTGCACTATACAATTGTACTCATCAATTTACAATGAGTATGATTTCTAGTAAACCAAAAGAATATGCTGTCAACAGAGAAAATTCATATACAAATGCTACTTCTGAACGCAATTAGAGaggttttgttttctttctgcTTATTTTGATTTCCCaagttggttatgagaaataaataagttatttgGTTGTTACTGGCCTGAGCTTCGCTAGAAGAATAATTTAGAGAAAACACAAACCTTCCAAAGCTTCATTAACATTCTTAACCGTCAGATGTTATCTGAAAAATATTCTCCCTGAACTCATAAATACAATTTTCTTCTAACtgaacaacaaataaaattaaataaaaaaagcgAGCTACCTTGTGAAACAAGGCTAGCCTCCTGAGAGAGCCCTGGGGAATTCCGTATGCTAAATATGCCTGACAACAGGAGATCAAAGTTATGCATGCTGACTTCCAGAATAAAACTTATGTATgcttgaaatatttttaaacaaaatcatTGTTTCGTCATATAAATATTACGTGCATAACAAGAGCATTGTGCACATTGATCCAGAACGCAATTTGTGCATCGCTATCCATTTGACTGACTTTGACCTTTTCTAGTTGTTCAACTAGAACTCTGAATGTAAACGGGGAGGGAAAAAAACACGTCAGATCACCAATTCAATAGGAAATTTAGTGCGTGAACATAGTATTAcatataaataaacaattaaagtACCTAGAGAATCGTGTTTTAAAAAATGTACACACATCCCATATTCCCAATAAAGATATGGAAGAATGTAATTGTTTATAACTTTTGCTATAATTATCTAAGAACTCCAACTCCATGAATTTCCACGCAAGGAAATAAGTTGAAGGTTCATCACTGCCTATAAATTATTTACtgctttttaatatttcaattgAATTTGTCATACTTACAAAACCAACCTGTAATTGTTGATGGCATAAGAAGCATGAGAAGAGTGACGTTTGTGAGTAGATATCCATGAAATTTCAACTGATGATTTGCAAGACCAGTCACGATCGTCTCCAATACCATGTCGAGGCTGTATAGCATTAGTGGACGACCTTGACAATAATGGTGATCTACCATTTTCAGCATTTACAGAGGTTGCACTACGAAGCCAACAATATACAGTGGCCATGCACCTCACCATTTCCTCAGAAAGCTTGCTTGGACACTGATACAAATGGTCTTTCAAAGTACGCAAAATTGGACTTTTCTCAATCGAAGAAAACTTCTCGTGTGCCTGACAAATGATTTAAATGAGAATGTTCAGTACAAATATCACATAACTTGATTGCATGAATCCATATGAGAATTATTTTTCCTTTGGTTACAATTCGTTCGGGATTTGATTTGGCAAAATGCATTATAGCGCTTCGACTACTTGAACATTGGTTTATAATCATATAACCAAACATACCAAACTTATAAAGTGTAAAGAAAAGGCTGATTTCTTCTGGTGTTCTAAATTCCGGGGTCATTAGAATTGGAAATTGGGATCGGAACAATTCGCGAACTGGCACAGCCCACGTGTCTGATTTAATTCTCtcttgaaaacattttttttcataaaccaGTATGAAATGAACCAAACGACTCAGTTCTAGCAATAAATCAGAGAACCAGACAATTACATGTCCCAGCATGGTGTTGTGGGACCTTTTGAATCTGCCACATAAAATTGATACCAGTTCTAGAATTAATCAACTAGCTATGCCAGTGGAGGTGACCAAGATATCAATCCCCCTCGTCATCCAGAATTGAGCTCTACTATCTAAATTCAAGTCGTGAGAGACTAGAGCAACAACCACATCTTTAAACAATTTTCtcttaaaaatattgattttaaaatttcgGTTGATCATTATTCAATGCCAATTAAACTGACACTGAACACGTATCGGTGCACTTTCTGAACAATGCTATCTGGTATACACCGGACATCTTTTAACATAGAATTTATATTTGAGCCAAATGCTATCCATCTACCAGGATATATATAATTGAGATAAAAGGCATATTTTTAATAGCAAAAGCAAAGAAAACAATCAAAGTGCATATAAATAACAGAAAATCAATATCGACGTATCATACCTTGGTGGAATCAGAACAAGCCTTCTTAAAATAATTGTTGCCTTTACCACGTGATAAAGGAGTGTGATTAGATCCAAAGATTCTATTCCTCAAGTCATTATTGGAAACTAGAGCTTGAAGGGGCCGTAGAGGGGATTTTTTTGATGAACAGAATGCGCTTGAAATTATACTCGGATGCTTCCTAGATCCTTGCCTAATATGAGCAGGTGAAGCAATAGCAGAACTTTGTTGAGAAGATGGCCGGCTAACACACTGTTCAAAAATACTTCTGTAGAGGGAAAGTACTTGCTGTTCGCGGCTTGTAACCTCTTCTTCAAGTAACTCAATTTCAGCAATCAAGTCTTTTGTCTAAGGAAAAGGagggaaaaatgaaaaaatagttatttatattCAATAAACATACACTTGTAACCATGTGTTAGATGAGCCATAtcaaaaagtataaaataaattaaaaaatgacatCAAGCAGGAACCCTTCGCGTTCATGTTCacattaaaatcaaattatacaatctaCCTATCAAGTGAAAGTGAACAGGCCATTGATTCCATTTTAGTTAGTTATCATCTAACTATGATCCTTTCACGATAGCCAATTTCTCTCTCTTCTATTTTGTGAGTGGAAGTATTGGGGAAGAAGTTAACTCATTCAAAGGATTCCTATAAATAACCCTTCGACGAGGCTCATTTCATAAAAATCATGTTGAATCCTATCCATTGAACCTAAGTATATAAGTTGTGCATCAGATTTCTCAAAGGATATAACATACAGAAAAACTGCATATCGTGGTTTTCCAAAAGTTAGACCAGTTAAGTAGAAGATCGTGACCAAGAAAGGTTTTATCTCTACACGCAGTGGCTGACCTTTATAGCTTAAACTATACGCAAAGCACAGGACCAATAAAATCTTATACAGGTTCATAATTAAATAGATTAGAAGAGTGGCAGAGCAAATATAAAATTTCTGATAATTTGGTATAGAAGTTCTAATATCTTAAAAGCAAAATCATCCTGGAAGCTTAATGTGTTAGGTAGAGGCATAAAATTGAGTTTCATCTTTAAAGTAGTTAGCTGAGGAGGGACTTACGATACCATTTGCGGTATATAATAAGGAAAGTtatcaaaattaagaaagcGGTCACTTTCAGATTTAGTATCTTTTACAGAGATCATCAGGATTGTTCATAATGCAGTTTGGATATCATCTTATCTATATGAATCCTTGACATGGTGCAAAGTAAAATAAGGACTGTCGGTTCTTACTTGGGACGGGATAAAGATTTACTAACATGATAACCAGTCACATTTAATGTTAAACAGCTAAAGGAAAGGAACCTATAGAATAAATCTTGAAAAGCCACCAGAACATAAGTCATGAATGTCAAATTACCTGGGCAGTAAAGTGCCTGTGTCCAGGAGATAGAGTGCTTGAGGCTCGACCCATCGCCCTCTCAAGCAGAATGCGCATGGACCTCTCCTGTTGTAGGCGTAGCTGTAGTTGCTCAACCTGCAAATCATTAGAATGAGGGACTCAAATCAAACTTTGCTTGTCTTCATATACCTACTTATAGTGTTCGTTTTCAGTTGTGTTTTCTTGGACTGAAGATGATTCCAAAAATCTACTTGCGTATGTAATTCCACACCAAAGGACTTTGATAGTTTTTTCCTTTGAAGACTGAAGAAATTGCTCTAAATTTATTCTAGAAatacgttttttttttcaataagtTCCATGATGATATATTTTTCGCCTTTTTAAAGATGGTTCCCGAGCTCTACATCCAGCGGATTGGCTTTGACCCCTTTATTTGATTTCCCCAATTCTCAATTTGAACTTTGTTATGCGTATTGACTAGAAGAGGAAAGAAATTCAGATAACACAACCAGAGagaataattgaaaataaagtaAAGAACCTACAGGTCCAGAGATACGGCAAAATAGGAGAGAAGAGCTTACATCTTTTTCTAAGGTTGCTCTATGATTTGAAAATGTATTATTGTTTACAGAAGAGAGATTGCCATGCGAAGGACTTCGTAACCTAGAAGCACTCACTGAAGGTGATACCTGTTCAAATCATGATAAAACCAGTGAATTATCTTCCgagtaaaattcaaaatcaagttACAAAACGACTACACTGTGCAACTGCAATGCAATAATTGTTTGTTCAGACGAATAATACAATTTGAAAGTTTAaacatcaaattaaaatttcagTCTCACAAAGGATTCCTTGTGGTCTTTCTCAACTGGATGCGAGGCTCCACCTCTTTCGTTTTTCAGATTCCTTTCAGAAGcactgaaaaaaataaaagtaaaaaaaaaaaatggcgAGCACAAAATGAATCAGCTGAAGACACTAAGTCAACAAGTATAACACAATGTATCTAAAGAAACAAGGTCAACATTTTTCCATGACCTAATCTAGCTCACACCATGTTTTCCAATTCTCAGGAAAACTAAAATTTCATTAACACATTGAAAACTAAAATTCCATTAGCCAAACCAAACCAGTTATTTTAAAGG encodes:
- the LOC137808085 gene encoding uncharacterized protein; amino-acid sequence: MILHPLQTSPLHTKSYTTLQTNNCACAFSQLTMTEFRVLEKQTHAQACRHQDHGDYRYGETRHRRSKSASERNLKNERGGASHPVEKDHKESFVSPSVSASRLRSPSHGNLSSVNNNTFSNHRATLEKDVEQLQLRLQQERSMRILLERAMGRASSTLSPGHRHFTAQTKDLIAEIELLEEEVTSREQQVLSLYRSIFEQCVSRPSSQQSSAIASPAHIRQGSRKHPSIISSAFCSSKKSPLRPLQALVSNNDLRNRIFGSNHTPLSRGKGNNYFKKACSDSTKAHEKFSSIEKSPILRTLKDHLYQCPSKLSEEMVRCMATVYCWLRSATSVNAENGRSPLLSRSSTNAIQPRHGIGDDRDWSCKSSVEISWISTHKRHSSHASYAINNYRVLVEQLEKVKVSQMDSDAQIAFWINVHNALVMHAYLAYGIPQGSLRRLALFHKAAYNIGGHIVCANVIEQMIFCFRTPRIGRWLESIVSVALRKKSGEERQLLSSKLCLTKSEPLVCFALCTGALSDPVLKVYSATNISEELNIAKREFLQANVIVKRSRKVFLPKLLERFYKEASISIDDLFGWVMESVDKKLRDSMQKCLDSKSIKKPSQIIEWLPFSSRFRYVFSKDIIDKPWWV